One Ahaetulla prasina isolate Xishuangbanna chromosome 1, ASM2864084v1, whole genome shotgun sequence DNA window includes the following coding sequences:
- the LOC131188394 gene encoding procathepsin L-like: MLSISVAALIWLVSLRTLSTALDPTLEATWRDWKATHGKEYAQEEEESFRRAIWEENLQMIQDHNKQADQGKYTYWLGMNHFGDLTNEELDKRLHCLLSDKVNKVKGIPFKPSENPDIPDHVDWRIEGGVTKIKDQGECGSCWSFSATGALEGMHFKKTGKLVSLSEQNLIDCSDDPDNEGCQGGLMEQAFATVQQRGGINSEKSYPYDGEDGQTCRYDPEESITRCNSYGQIMDEDEKGLQEAVAKIGPVSVGIDARSSKFKYYKSGIFGEHYNGKRVISHGMLIVGYNNSSEGKGYWILKNSWSTLWGEKGYMRLVKGSNECNVAQYAVYPLPDPEKGK, encoded by the exons ATGTTGTCCATCTCGGTGGCAGCCCTGATCTGGTTGGTCTCCCTGAGGACCTTGTCCACAGCTTTGGATCCAACCCTGGAGGCGACATGGAGAGACTGGAAGGCCACTCACGGTAAAGAATACGCTCAG gaggaggaagaatcctTTCGAAGAGCCATATGGGAGGAGAATTTGCAGATGATTCAAGACCATAACAAGCAGGCTGACCAGGGAAAATATACCTACTGGCTTGGCATGAACCACTTTGGCGATTTG ACCAATGAAGAACTTGACAAGAGACTGCATTGTCTGCTTTCTGATAAAGTAAATAAAGTCAAAGGGATCCCGTTCAAACCTTCAGAAAATCCGGATATTCCAGACCACGTAGATTGGAGAATCGAAGGTGGTGTCACCAAAATCAAGGATCAG GGTGAATGTGGCTCTTGTTGGTCCTTCAGTGCCACAGGTGCTCTGGAAGGCATGCATTTCAAGAAGACGGGGAAGCTGGTCTCGCTGAGCGAACAAAATCTTATTGACTGTTCTGATGACCCAGACAATGAAGGGTGTCAGGGTGGACTTATGGAGCAAGCCTTTGCAACTGTGCAGCAGCGAGGCGGGATCAATTCAGAGAAAAGCTACCCTTATGATGGAGAG GATGGGCAGACTTGTCGCTATGATCCTGAGGAATCTATTACCAGATGTAACTCATACGGACAGATCATGGACGAGGATGAAAAAGGTCTTCAGGAAGCTGTGGCCAAGATTGGTCCAGTTTCTGTTGGAATAGATGCTCGGAGTAGCAAGTTCAAGTACTATAAGTCAG GTATATTTGGAGAACACTACAATGGAAAGCGAGTGATAAGTCATGGTATGCTGATTGTGGGTTATAACAACTCCAGCGAGGGTAAAGGCTATTGGATCCTAAAGAACAG CTGGTCCACGCTTTGGGGTGAGAAAGGTTACATGCGCCTAGTCAAAGGATCAAATGAATGCAACGTCGCTCAATACGCTGTCTATCCTCTCCCAGATCCAGAGAAGGGAAAGTAA